The segment CGCCGGCGATCTCCTCTGGGGTCACCGGCCTCGCGACCTCCGGGAACTCCCTGGCCCGGAACGCCGGGCGGTACTGCCCCATCACGTTCACGTACGTGTCGCGCGAGAGCTCCGCAGCGATGAAGCGCATCGTCTCGGCGGTGCCCGACAGCCCGTCCGGCAGGACGAGGTGGCGCACCATCAGCCCGCGCACGGCAACGCCCCGCTCGTCGGTGATCAGGTCCCCGACCTGCCGGTGCATCTCGCGCAGCGCCACGCGCATCCGTTTCGGGTAGTCGCGGATGCCGGAGAGGCGGCGGGCGACGTCGGGGTCGGCGTACTTGGTGTCGGGCAGGTAGACGTCCACCACGCCGTCGAGCAGCCGCAGCGTCTCGAGCCGCTCGTAGGTGCCGGTGTTCCACACGAGCGGGACGTGCAGCCCTCGTCCCGCGGCGACGTCCAGCGCGTCCAGGATCTGCGGCATGTAGTGCGTCGGCGAGACGAGGTTCACGTTCTCGCAGCCCATGCCCTGCACCTGCAGCATGATGCCGGCCAGGTCCTCGGCGGAGACCTCGTCGCCCCGGCCGGCTTGGGAGATGTCGTAGTTCTGGCAGTAGACGCAGCGCATGTTGCAGCGCGCGAAGAAGACCGTCCCGCTCCCGCCCACGCCGACGAGCTCGGGCTCCTCACCGAAGTGCGGGCCGAAGGAGACCACCAGCGCGCGCTCGGTCGCGCGGCAGAACGCGCCGGGCTCGCGCGTGCGGTCCGTCCCGCATTCGTGCGGGCACACCACGCAGCGCTGCAGCCACAGCCGCGACTCCCCGGCGCGGCGGCGCAGCTCGCCGGATGCGTGTAGGTCGGTGTAGCGCATGGGATGAAGGTACCGCGAGAGCCGGGGCGCTACGCCGCGGCGGGTTTGTCACGCGCTCGACCGGGAGGGAGACTCTCGGCTCCACCGATGGGATCAGGAGAGGGCCCGCGGGCGGAGGAGCCGCGCCGCGGGCCCTGAAGAGCGTGCGCCTACTGCGCGACGAGCCCGCCGTCGACGGGCATCGCGATGCCCGTCACGAACGAAGCTTCGTCCGAGCAGAGGTAGACGACCGCGTCGGCGATCTCGGAGGGCTTGCCGAGGCGCTTGACCGCGTGCAGCGCCGCCATGGCCTCCATGCCCTCCGGGCTCCCGCCCGTGAAGCGGTCGATCATCGGCGTGTGGATGACGCCGGGACACACGGCGTTACAGCGGATGTTCTGCGTCCCGTAATCGAGCGCGATCGACTTGGTGAGGCCGACGACACCGTGCTTCGAGGCGGTGTAGGCCGGCGTGCTGGCGAAGCCCACGAGCCCCGCGACCGAGGCCGTGTTGACGATCGTCCCGCCTCCGGTCTTCAGCATCTCGGGGATCTCGTACTTGCAGCACCACCACACGCCTTTGAGGTTGATGTTGATGGTGCGGTCCCAGTTCTCCTCGGTGCACTCGACGCAAGGGCCGGCGATGCCCTCGATCCCCGCGTTGTTGTGCGCGCAGTCGATGCGCCCGAACATCTCCACCGTCTGGGAGATGAGCGACTTGACCTGGTCCTCCTGGGCGACGTCGCACTTGACGAAGGCGGCCTCGCCGCCCTCACCCTGGATCATGCGGACGGTCTCCTCCCCACCTTCGGTCACGACGTCGGAAACCACGACCTTGGCTCCCGCGCGAGCGAACGCCAACGCGCTCTCCCGGCCGATCCCGGAACCGGCGCCGGTCACCAGCGCCGCCTTACCCCTCAAGTCAGCCATCCCCGAACACCTCCTGCCGTGCCCTGCTACCGGCGGGGGCGCCGCAGGCACAAGACGTCGCCCCTACCCCGAGTCTGTCCTCGGCGGCTCCCGGGGGCAAGTCCGATCGGCAAGTGAATCCAGGTACTTGCCGGTGCAGGGGCGGGGTGCCGCGGGAATGCGAGGTTGGCGACCGCCCAGATCCGGGCGGCGGTCAGCAACGCCAGTCCGACCTCGGGCGAGAGAGCAGCCTCCCTTCGCTACAATGCCCTCAGTCCTGCCGTCGGTCGGAGGGGGCGCGCCTCGTGGAGCCCGTCAAGATCATCCCGTGCCTGGACATGAAGGACGGGCGCGTCGTCAAGGGGGTCCACTTCGTGGACCTGCGCGACGCCGGCGACCCTGTCGAGAACGCGCGGTTCTATCGCGAAGCCGGCGCCGACGAGGTCGCGATGCTCGACATCGCAGCCACGGTCGAGGGGCGCAAGACGCGGCTGGAGTGGGCGCGCGCCGTCGCCGAGGCGCTCGAGGGCGTGCCGCTCACCGTGGGCGGCGGCGTCTCCGAGCTCGACGACATGCAGGCGCTCTTCGACGCCGGCGTGAGCAAGGTCTCGATGAACAGCGCGGCGGTACGCAGGGCCGAGCTCGTGGGGGAGGCGGCCGAGGCGTTCGGCTCGGAGCGCGTGATCGTGGCGATCGACGGCCGACGGAACCTCGAGATGCCGTCGGGCTTCGAGGTCGTGGTGAGCGGCGGTCAGGAGCCCACGGGCCTGGACTGCGTCGAGTGGGCGCGGCGCTGCGAGGCGCTCGGGGCGGGCGAGCTCCTGCCCACCAGCATGGACGGCGACGGGACGCTGTCCGGCTACGACATCCCCTTCACCCGTGCGATCGCCGAGGCCGTCTCGCTTCCCGTGACCGCCTCAGGGGGCGCGGGGACGCTCGAGCACTTCTACGAGGGCGTGACCGAGGGCAAGGCCTCGGCGCTGCTCGCCGCCTCGGTGTTCCACTTCAGGACCTTCACCGTCGGCCAGGTCAAGGAGTACCTCGCCGGCCGGGGGATCCCCGTCATGCGCTGAGGCGGCAGAGCCGCCGGCCGGATCGCCGGCCACCGACCGTCCACGCCAGACCCGATCCCGAGGAGCCCGAATGCCCAGGCGCGACGACATCCGCAGGGTCCTGATCATCGGCTCCGGTCCTGTGGTCATCGGGCAGGCCGCCGAGTTCGACTACTCCGGCACGCAGGCGTGCAAGGCGCTGCGCGAGCTCGGCTACGAGATCGTGCTGGTGAACTCCAACCCGGCGACCATAATGACCGACCCGGTCATGGCGGACGCGACCTACATCGAGCCGCTGAACCTCGAGTCGCTCACCGAGGTGGTCGCCGCGTCCCGGCCCGACGCGCTGCTGCCCAACCTCGGGGGGCAGTCGGGCCTCAACCTGTCCTCGGAGCTCGCGAAGGCCGGCGTGCTGGACGAGCACGGCGTC is part of the Coriobacteriia bacterium genome and harbors:
- a CDS encoding SDR family oxidoreductase, with amino-acid sequence MADLRGKAALVTGAGSGIGRESALAFARAGAKVVVSDVVTEGGEETVRMIQGEGGEAAFVKCDVAQEDQVKSLISQTVEMFGRIDCAHNNAGIEGIAGPCVECTEENWDRTININLKGVWWCCKYEIPEMLKTGGGTIVNTASVAGLVGFASTPAYTASKHGVVGLTKSIALDYGTQNIRCNAVCPGVIHTPMIDRFTGGSPEGMEAMAALHAVKRLGKPSEIADAVVYLCSDEASFVTGIAMPVDGGLVAQ
- the hisF gene encoding imidazole glycerol phosphate synthase subunit HisF, which gives rise to MEPVKIIPCLDMKDGRVVKGVHFVDLRDAGDPVENARFYREAGADEVAMLDIAATVEGRKTRLEWARAVAEALEGVPLTVGGGVSELDDMQALFDAGVSKVSMNSAAVRRAELVGEAAEAFGSERVIVAIDGRRNLEMPSGFEVVVSGGQEPTGLDCVEWARRCEALGAGELLPTSMDGDGTLSGYDIPFTRAIAEAVSLPVTASGGAGTLEHFYEGVTEGKASALLAASVFHFRTFTVGQVKEYLAGRGIPVMR
- a CDS encoding radical SAM protein, which translates into the protein MRYTDLHASGELRRRAGESRLWLQRCVVCPHECGTDRTREPGAFCRATERALVVSFGPHFGEEPELVGVGGSGTVFFARCNMRCVYCQNYDISQAGRGDEVSAEDLAGIMLQVQGMGCENVNLVSPTHYMPQILDALDVAAGRGLHVPLVWNTGTYERLETLRLLDGVVDVYLPDTKYADPDVARRLSGIRDYPKRMRVALREMHRQVGDLITDERGVAVRGLMVRHLVLPDGLSGTAETMRFIAAELSRDTYVNVMGQYRPAFRAREFPEVARPVTPEEIAGAVRLAREAGLRRVQC